A stretch of Ectothiorhodospiraceae bacterium BW-2 DNA encodes these proteins:
- the cas3 gene encoding CRISPR-associated helicase Cas3', which yields MGKLESIAHVRCDDSETVIKPHALKEHLIETAKLAAEVSTPFQAQAWAELAGRWHDLGKYRQRFQDYIRLQTGYEAESAHLEHINKAPHSTVGAIHAIKQQGDSLGHILAYLIAGHHAGLPDWHGGKASLGYRLKQGQQEYQEAMRADIPADILSGIELSLPQFTNSSKSIWSLWMRLLFSALVDADFLDTERYMSPERASKRDTWPSLEELRGRFDTSIAELQAKQGDSPLASIRSQIYQQCLVAANWEPGLFSLTVPTGGGKTLSSLAFALQHAKKYYKRRIIYAIPFTSIIEQNADVFRRYLGDDAVLEHHSNLDLPLSEEGGRSRLAAENWDAPLIVTTNVQLFESLHASRTSRCRKLHNLVNSIIILDEVQQLPRDFHAPITTVMQQLADDFGVSWVLCTATQPELGRQQNSFGQTLLEGLSNVREIINAPSELANQLQRVIIQLPQPDAKRQSWQGIAEVLIAEPLVLAVVNRRDDARTLFELLPDEGQKYHLSAQMCPEHRSVILGEIKKSLLNWKQDDPPLRVVTTQLIEAGVDIDFPVVYRAMAGLDSIAQAAGRCNREAKLPQPGRVVVFLPPTAAPMGLLKQGEEVTIELLQSGKLTNPLAPESFSAYFDLLNSKGERDKQGILKLLTPEHSQDAPLAIAFRTAAEKFRLIDNEGESVIVPYRSDKKESPVYQWLSLLEQDSSQKWIYRKLQRYSVTLPQKWVQRLMDDNVIEVMAGQRLLLAEYYDISWGVNLGDLQLSAEESII from the coding sequence ATGGGGAAATTAGAGAGCATAGCGCATGTTCGTTGTGATGATTCTGAAACAGTCATCAAACCACACGCTCTTAAAGAACATCTAATCGAAACGGCAAAGCTAGCCGCTGAGGTTTCAACACCATTTCAGGCTCAAGCGTGGGCTGAGCTGGCTGGGCGCTGGCACGATTTAGGTAAATATCGGCAACGGTTTCAGGACTATATTCGTCTGCAAACCGGCTATGAGGCTGAAAGTGCCCATCTTGAACATATTAATAAAGCGCCTCACTCGACTGTGGGTGCTATTCATGCGATTAAGCAACAAGGCGATAGTTTAGGTCATATTCTTGCCTATCTGATAGCGGGTCACCATGCCGGATTACCCGATTGGCATGGTGGTAAAGCGAGTCTTGGTTATCGGCTGAAACAGGGGCAACAGGAGTACCAGGAAGCGATGAGAGCTGATATTCCAGCCGACATTCTGAGTGGTATAGAGCTATCCCTACCGCAGTTTACCAATTCGTCAAAATCGATCTGGTCACTGTGGATGCGCTTACTATTTTCGGCACTGGTTGATGCCGATTTTCTCGATACTGAACGCTATATGAGTCCTGAACGGGCGTCGAAGCGAGATACTTGGCCATCGCTGGAGGAGTTGCGTGGTCGCTTTGATACATCGATAGCGGAATTACAAGCGAAACAGGGTGATTCGCCCTTAGCGTCGATACGATCCCAAATTTATCAACAGTGCCTTGTCGCTGCAAATTGGGAACCCGGATTATTTAGCCTGACAGTGCCAACCGGTGGCGGTAAAACTCTTTCCAGTCTTGCGTTTGCGCTACAACACGCTAAAAAGTATTACAAACGGCGCATTATCTATGCGATTCCGTTTACCTCAATTATTGAACAAAATGCCGATGTTTTTCGTCGCTATCTGGGTGATGATGCCGTTTTAGAACACCACAGTAATTTGGATCTGCCGTTGAGTGAAGAGGGCGGTCGTAGTCGTTTAGCAGCGGAAAATTGGGATGCGCCCCTGATTGTGACGACTAATGTGCAGCTGTTTGAGTCACTGCATGCCAGTCGTACCAGCCGTTGTCGTAAACTACACAATCTGGTTAACAGTATCATTATTCTGGATGAGGTACAGCAGTTACCTCGGGATTTTCACGCGCCGATTACTACCGTGATGCAGCAGTTAGCGGATGACTTTGGCGTAAGCTGGGTGCTCTGTACCGCGACTCAGCCAGAGTTAGGCAGGCAGCAGAACAGCTTTGGTCAAACGCTACTTGAAGGACTGAGTAATGTACGCGAAATCATCAATGCTCCCTCTGAGCTGGCAAATCAACTACAGCGGGTTATAATTCAATTACCACAACCAGATGCCAAACGCCAGAGCTGGCAAGGCATTGCAGAGGTATTAATCGCCGAGCCGTTAGTGTTGGCGGTGGTTAATCGTCGTGATGATGCTCGTACTTTATTTGAACTGCTACCGGATGAAGGGCAGAAATATCACCTTTCTGCACAGATGTGTCCAGAACATCGTAGTGTTATTTTGGGTGAAATTAAAAAATCTTTATTGAATTGGAAACAAGATGATCCACCACTAAGGGTCGTCACCACACAGCTTATTGAGGCTGGTGTCGATATCGACTTTCCGGTGGTCTATCGGGCGATGGCGGGATTGGATTCGATTGCACAGGCGGCAGGGCGTTGTAATCGTGAAGCTAAATTACCCCAACCTGGTCGGGTGGTGGTCTTTCTACCGCCGACTGCTGCACCAATGGGGCTGTTAAAGCAGGGCGAAGAGGTCACTATAGAGCTGTTGCAGAGTGGTAAACTGACCAACCCATTAGCGCCAGAGAGTTTTTCAGCCTATTTTGATCTGCTTAACAGCAAAGGGGAACGAGATAAACAGGGCATCCTTAAACTGCTCACACCAGAACATAGTCAGGACGCACCACTTGCGATTGCTTTTCGTACGGCGGCAGAAAAATTTCGTTTAATCGATAATGAGGGAGAGAGTGTTATCGTCCCCTACCGTAGCGATAAAAAAGAGTCGCCAGTGTATCAGTGGTTGAGTCTGCTGGAGCAAGATAGCAGCCAAAAGTGGATCTACCGTAAATTACAGCGTTATAGCGTCACACTACCGCAAAAATGGGTTCAGCGGTTAATGGATGACAATGTGATTGAAGTGATGGCTGGGCAACGGTTGCTGTTAGCCGAATATTACGATATCAGTTGGGGTGTGAATTTGGGTGATCTGCAACTCTCGGCAGAAGAGAGCATTATTTGA
- a CDS encoding VWA domain-containing protein — protein sequence MEIHYTLPLPRNAVLLELTGQLGEKRLQAEVKVKAVAEERYEQAISDGNSAIHLQQLEAGLWGLSLGNLAAGEQLTLTYRWIHRSLWQGHTLCLYIPTTIAPKFGRTTVTDEFIPDIAVAATIPLSCRLQPEPLAQLHGEWRSPSHRLEPDESGYCLAAGAEPDRDIIFTLQAEQPPANRLLPITDGENGYFQISRWVIEPGDTVSTQPLDETLWLVVDCSGSMAGDSIATAKKALSQIIDHLPSEQRVNLLAFGSTTRRYSRQPLNVTPRWRKAALRWVPNLEADLGGTELHRALDEIYRQQQQNPSRIVLLTDGEVWGEEAMLERAKTEAARFYTIGIGSAVSESLVRSLAEQSGGCCELVNLRENMTEVIERQTYRACRPVTSATVHQSGLPFAPSDPALPHLNKAAETAINDRDLQRLAAAAFSPLWQGKQRAKWDQFYQLIGPETSMIAVLQREEAIETLPQSLKQPHLLAAGYGGSSRVRASACVGEMTHDSLDVLQAVFCSCLFTPFIDSGIG from the coding sequence GTGGAGATCCACTACACCCTACCACTACCGCGCAATGCTGTGCTGCTGGAGCTTACTGGTCAGTTAGGCGAGAAGCGGTTGCAGGCTGAAGTTAAAGTCAAAGCGGTGGCAGAAGAACGCTATGAACAGGCGATAAGTGACGGCAATAGCGCTATTCATCTGCAACAGCTTGAAGCGGGATTATGGGGGCTCTCATTAGGGAATTTAGCAGCAGGGGAGCAGCTGACACTGACCTACCGTTGGATACACCGCAGCTTGTGGCAAGGCCATACCTTATGCCTCTACATCCCGACCACCATTGCGCCCAAATTTGGTCGGACAACTGTCACCGATGAGTTTATTCCTGACATCGCGGTGGCGGCGACCATTCCGTTGAGCTGTCGGCTACAACCGGAGCCGCTGGCACAACTGCATGGTGAGTGGCGCAGCCCGAGCCACCGGTTAGAGCCGGATGAGTCGGGGTATTGCCTAGCAGCAGGGGCAGAACCGGATCGCGATATTATCTTTACACTACAGGCCGAACAGCCCCCTGCGAATCGTCTGCTACCGATAACCGACGGTGAGAACGGCTATTTTCAAATCTCACGCTGGGTGATCGAACCGGGCGATACCGTCTCAACCCAACCGTTGGATGAGACTCTCTGGTTAGTGGTTGACTGCTCCGGCTCAATGGCAGGGGATTCGATAGCGACCGCAAAAAAGGCACTGAGCCAAATCATCGACCACCTGCCATCCGAACAGCGGGTGAACCTGCTTGCGTTTGGTTCGACGACCCGTCGCTATAGCCGCCAACCACTCAATGTAACTCCCCGATGGCGCAAAGCGGCGCTACGCTGGGTGCCTAACCTCGAGGCCGATTTAGGTGGAACTGAACTACACCGCGCATTAGACGAGATCTACCGCCAACAGCAACAAAATCCCTCACGCATTGTGCTGCTAACCGATGGCGAAGTCTGGGGCGAGGAGGCGATGCTTGAACGGGCTAAAACCGAAGCCGCACGCTTTTACACTATCGGTATTGGTAGCGCCGTGAGTGAATCGTTAGTTCGCTCACTCGCGGAGCAGAGTGGCGGCTGTTGTGAGCTGGTCAACCTCAGGGAAAATATGACCGAAGTGATAGAGCGTCAAACCTACCGCGCCTGTCGTCCGGTCACCTCGGCTACCGTGCACCAGAGCGGTTTACCCTTTGCTCCATCCGATCCGGCTCTGCCGCATCTTAACAAGGCAGCCGAAACGGCCATTAATGATCGGGATCTGCAACGCCTTGCGGCAGCTGCGTTTAGCCCGTTATGGCAGGGTAAACAGCGGGCTAAATGGGATCAGTTTTACCAACTGATTGGCCCCGAGACCAGCATGATTGCGGTATTGCAGCGGGAAGAGGCGATTGAGACGCTGCCGCAGAGTCTGAAACAGCCGCATCTGTTAGCAGCCGGGTATGGGGGCAGTAGTCGGGTGAGGGCCTCTGCTTGTGTTGGAGAGATGACCCATGACTCACTCGATGTTCTGCAAGCTGTTTTTTGCTCCTGCCTTTTTACGCCGTTCATCGACTCCGGCATCGGCTAA
- a CDS encoding nucleotidyltransferase domain-containing protein, which yields MIKPEIESEIHRRLHAAEAEHQVTILYACESGSRAWGFESSDSDYDVRFIYAHRTEWYLTFDVERQRDVIEYPIVDEIDYNGWDIRKALYLFTRTNGALLEWLNSPVVYVEQGNTAQQLRQLAQTAFNPVALCYHYHHMAQGNWREYLQSEQVRLKKYLYVIRPLLAIRYIEQNHTPPPVAFAALVAAVAPEWVRSDIEALIEHKRHAPELGVGEAMPALNRFIKSEIERHGDSFKGLGRPALSGADNILQALNRVFRESLATKPSRID from the coding sequence ATGATTAAACCGGAGATAGAGAGTGAGATTCATCGCCGTTTGCACGCGGCCGAGGCAGAGCATCAAGTTACCATACTCTATGCCTGTGAATCGGGAAGCCGGGCATGGGGCTTTGAGTCATCCGACTCAGATTACGATGTGCGTTTTATCTATGCCCATCGAACTGAATGGTATCTCACTTTTGATGTAGAGCGGCAGCGGGATGTGATTGAATATCCGATTGTTGATGAAATTGATTATAACGGCTGGGATATACGCAAAGCGCTCTACCTTTTTACCCGAACCAATGGTGCGCTGCTGGAGTGGCTCAATAGCCCGGTTGTCTATGTGGAGCAAGGCAATACCGCACAGCAGCTGCGCCAGTTAGCGCAAACCGCGTTTAACCCGGTGGCGCTCTGTTACCACTATCACCACATGGCACAAGGGAATTGGCGGGAGTATCTTCAGAGTGAACAGGTGCGATTAAAGAAATATCTCTATGTGATTCGCCCGCTGTTAGCGATTCGTTATATTGAACAAAATCATACTCCACCTCCGGTCGCTTTTGCAGCACTGGTTGCTGCCGTGGCTCCTGAGTGGGTGAGATCTGACATTGAAGCGTTGATCGAACATAAACGCCATGCGCCGGAATTAGGGGTAGGGGAGGCTATGCCGGCGCTAAACCGATTTATTAAATCAGAAATAGAGCGACATGGTGACTCGTTTAAAGGGCTGGGGCGACCGGCTCTAAGTGGTGCTGATAATATTCTCCAAGCGTTAAATCGGGTATTTAGGGAAAGTTTGGCAACAAAACCAAGTCGCATTGATTGA
- the cas5c gene encoding type I-C CRISPR-associated protein Cas5: MGFCLEVAGDFACFTRPEMKVERVSYDVITPSAARAIFEAILWKPAISWQIDRIEVLQPIRWINLRRNELSSVIPMMNVTKAMKGGTMPHCSIEDDRQQRAGLFLRDVRYRLHGHFMMTNKAGTTDSEAKFAEMFRRRAQKGQCFNQPYLGCREFSCSFELIEEEPATPAINESRPLGWMLYDIDHSGREPTPLFFNAMMQNGVIEVPPRHSEEVRG; this comes from the coding sequence ATGGGATTTTGTCTGGAAGTGGCGGGTGATTTTGCCTGTTTTACCCGTCCGGAGATGAAAGTCGAACGGGTCAGTTACGATGTAATTACCCCTTCGGCGGCACGGGCTATTTTTGAGGCGATACTCTGGAAACCGGCGATAAGCTGGCAAATTGATCGTATTGAAGTATTACAACCGATTCGCTGGATCAATTTGCGCCGCAATGAGTTAAGCAGTGTGATACCGATGATGAATGTCACCAAGGCGATGAAGGGAGGTACGATGCCGCACTGTTCAATTGAAGATGATCGCCAGCAGCGGGCAGGGCTGTTTTTGCGCGATGTGCGCTATCGCCTGCATGGCCATTTTATGATGACTAACAAAGCCGGAACCACAGATAGTGAAGCCAAATTTGCCGAAATGTTCCGGCGGCGGGCGCAAAAGGGGCAGTGTTTTAACCAACCCTATCTCGGCTGTCGGGAATTTTCCTGTTCGTTTGAACTGATTGAGGAGGAGCCAGCCACACCCGCGATTAACGAAAGCCGACCATTGGGATGGATGCTCTATGATATTGATCACAGTGGCAGAGAACCGACCCCGCTCTTTTTTAATGCCATGATGCAAAACGGTGTGATTGAGGTGCCGCCTCGCCATAGTGAGGAGGTACGGGGATGA
- the cas8c gene encoding type I-C CRISPR-associated protein Cas8c/Csd1 yields the protein MILQALCDYYERKRDELPKYGFENKKIPFVIVIDENGQFISLEDTREMDGKRKVVREFLVPKLPQTRKAKDEVVRSGLTAGIAIDHFGYVAGQAKCDKKTKGYLEKDVVLAKEQLAGFQAKTDQLAKILLNDSGVKSLARFYQDEANLDKLKQHESWNDVVKQDGTMLAFRLAGCAHLVCQSHDVIRYIESETALESDGFCLLKGDNAKIARIHSVIKVKGSQESKPKTPRVVSFNQKSFESLGKSQSYNSPIGELASFQYSTALNHLLSGHSQNSFHIGDMDYLFWSEKRTPLENTFSAIFGYSDNPDSGTEAVKSLFQTIHNGAYTAADGQDRFYLLALAPNSARIMVRLWQNGTVAEFAENLAQWFHDLDIVGRDHYGYPPLIRLLRATALKGEDKHLSPRLPADLLRAILLNQPLPISLVNALLYRMKIEKCPKDKNEKAIKDNLDFLRTSAIKAWLNRQNRYNPTFKEVTVSLNPEEDRPGYLLGRLFALLEKLQQDANPGLNATIRDRYYSSASTTPQSVFATLMRLHTHHLKKIENPKWRGSMEKRIGEVMAKIQQFPSHLNLENQGLFAIGYYHQRQHLFSKNTTSKESQHESE from the coding sequence ATGATACTGCAGGCATTGTGTGACTATTATGAGCGTAAGCGAGATGAATTACCAAAATATGGTTTTGAGAATAAGAAAATACCCTTTGTGATTGTGATTGACGAAAATGGCCAGTTCATCTCATTAGAGGATACTCGTGAGATGGATGGAAAACGGAAGGTGGTGAGAGAGTTTTTAGTGCCAAAATTACCGCAGACCCGAAAAGCGAAAGATGAGGTGGTGCGTAGTGGATTAACTGCTGGAATAGCAATAGATCATTTTGGTTATGTGGCTGGGCAAGCTAAATGTGATAAAAAAACTAAAGGCTATCTTGAAAAAGATGTTGTATTAGCTAAGGAGCAATTAGCAGGTTTTCAAGCTAAAACAGATCAGCTTGCTAAAATATTGCTTAATGATTCAGGAGTTAAATCTTTAGCTAGATTTTATCAAGATGAAGCAAATCTGGATAAACTCAAACAACACGAGAGTTGGAACGATGTGGTTAAACAGGATGGTACGATGCTGGCATTTCGTTTGGCTGGATGTGCTCATCTTGTTTGCCAATCTCATGATGTAATTAGATATATTGAGAGTGAAACCGCATTAGAAAGTGACGGATTTTGTTTGCTAAAAGGAGATAATGCCAAAATTGCTAGAATTCATAGCGTTATAAAAGTTAAAGGAAGTCAGGAAAGCAAGCCGAAGACTCCAAGAGTCGTATCTTTTAATCAAAAATCATTTGAGTCACTCGGTAAATCTCAGAGCTATAACTCTCCGATTGGTGAGTTAGCCAGTTTTCAATACTCAACTGCACTTAATCATTTGTTAAGTGGTCATTCTCAAAATAGTTTTCATATTGGTGATATGGACTACCTTTTTTGGTCAGAGAAACGAACTCCACTCGAAAATACTTTCTCCGCCATTTTTGGTTACAGCGATAATCCCGATAGCGGCACCGAGGCGGTTAAATCACTGTTTCAAACCATTCATAACGGCGCCTACACCGCAGCCGATGGTCAGGACCGCTTCTATCTGTTAGCACTGGCGCCCAACTCGGCGCGTATTATGGTGCGGCTGTGGCAAAACGGCACCGTAGCCGAATTTGCCGAAAATTTGGCGCAGTGGTTTCATGATCTCGATATTGTTGGTCGGGATCACTATGGTTACCCACCACTCATCAGGCTGCTGCGGGCAACAGCACTCAAAGGGGAGGATAAACACCTCTCACCACGACTGCCTGCTGATCTACTTCGAGCGATATTGCTAAATCAGCCATTACCAATATCGTTAGTAAATGCATTGCTGTACAGAATGAAAATAGAAAAATGCCCAAAGGATAAAAACGAGAAAGCAATTAAGGATAATTTAGATTTTCTTAGAACTTCAGCCATTAAAGCGTGGCTCAATCGTCAAAATCGTTATAACCCCACTTTCAAGGAGGTGACCGTGTCGCTAAATCCCGAAGAAGATCGTCCCGGCTATCTGCTGGGTCGTCTGTTTGCCCTGTTAGAGAAGCTACAGCAAGATGCTAATCCGGGGCTGAATGCTACTATTCGTGATCGTTACTACAGCAGTGCCAGTACCACACCGCAATCGGTGTTTGCCACGCTGATGCGGTTACATACCCATCATCTCAAAAAGATTGAAAACCCTAAATGGCGTGGGTCGATGGAGAAAAGGATTGGTGAAGTGATGGCAAAAATCCAGCAGTTCCCGTCCCATCTGAATCTTGAAAA